TCGTTAGGTCCCGCCGAACAGATGGTGGCCGGCTGGATAACCTGGTCTCGTTGTCAGAGCATCAGCTTGCCGCAGCGGAATACCACCTGCTGGAATCAATTCCAAGTGCGATCGGTATGCTCTCCAATCTAAACGAGAACGACAGGTATCTCGTAACCAACATTGTGACCAGGCTTACGAACGGAATGGAGTTCGACCTGACCCGATTCCCGCCTGACGCTTCTGGACAGATGCGTTCACTGGAGAGTCGCAGCGAGCTGGACAGTTACACATACCTTGTCGCCGGGTGTGTTGGAGAATTCTGGACCCGAATCACGGTGACCCATACGGAGGCCCTTCGGAGTTGGGACCTGGAAGAGATGTCTGCGATCGGAGTGAGGTTCGGACAGGCCCTGCAGATGACGAACGTGCTTCGAGACTTGGCGGCGGACCTGCATTCAGGGCGATGCTATCTGCCAAGCGAGTGGCTGAGCGAGATTGGGCTTACTCCCCAGGACTTGACAGACCCGCGGATCGGCCTGGCTGCCAGGCCCGTCCTGGCGCGTGGCATTGAAGTTGCGCTCGACCACTTCTCGGAGGCCGAACGCTATTTGGTCGCCATTCCTCAATCGTGCGTCCGTCTTCGTCTCTCTGCGATATGGCCTTTGCTGATGGGACTGGCGACGCTCGAACGAGTCGTCCGAAGTCAATACTGGTTGAATCCGCGCGTCCGTCTAAAGGTGTCCAGATTGTGGGTCCTACGTATGATGGCCGCTTCGCTATTAGTAGTGCACTCTGACAGACTAGTGTCAATGTGGATACGGCGTCTTACGCGGCGTGTGCGACTTGAGGTCAACAGACCTTAGTCGGTGACGGGTCTGGTCCGGTTGACCGATGTCAGGCCCGCCAATAGAATTGGCCCGAATTTCCGCCACCCAGCCCAGTT
This genomic stretch from Dehalococcoidia bacterium harbors:
- a CDS encoding phytoene/squalene synthase family protein gives rise to the protein MSADEEQEPLPKSEFRTASEPLELLPLLKRVSRAFYLSIRVLPSTLREPVGLAYLLARAADTITDTEALSPEERLGGLLAFREVVRSRRTDGGRLDNLVSLSEHQLAAAEYHLLESIPSAIGMLSNLNENDRYLVTNIVTRLTNGMEFDLTRFPPDASGQMRSLESRSELDSYTYLVAGCVGEFWTRITVTHTEALRSWDLEEMSAIGVRFGQALQMTNVLRDLAADLHSGRCYLPSEWLSEIGLTPQDLTDPRIGLAARPVLARGIEVALDHFSEAERYLVAIPQSCVRLRLSAIWPLLMGLATLERVVRSQYWLNPRVRLKVSRLWVLRMMAASLLVVHSDRLVSMWIRRLTRRVRLEVNRP